Part of the Qipengyuania sp. SS22 genome, GGCAGCCTTTTCATTGGCCTGGCGCTCGGCACGCAGCTCCTCGATCAGCTTCTCGCGATCGCTGCCGCCGGTGGGTTCGACCGGTGCAGCTTCGTCTTCGATGCCGGCCTTCTTCGCTGCCTTGGCGACGACCGCGTCAAGTTCGCGCTGCGAACACAGGCCGAGCGTCACCGGATCCTTGGGCTGGATGTTCTGGATGTTCCAGTGGCTGCGTTCACGGATGGCGGTGATCGTGTTGCGCGTAGTGCCGATCAGCTTGCCGATCTGCGCGTCCGAAATCTCCGGATGGTTGCGCAGGATCCAGGCGATGCCATCGGGCTTGTCCTGACGCTTCGAGACCGGCGTGTAGCGCGGACCCTTGGTGCGGCTGACCGCCACCGGCGCGCGCTGCATCTTGAGCCGGTACTCGCTGTCCGCCTGCCCTCTTTCGATCTCGTCCTGCGTCAACTCGCCCGAGTGGACGGGGTCGCGGCCGGTATATTTGCTGCCCGTGAGATCGTCCGCCATGGCCTGCACTTCGAGGATATGAAGGCCGCAAAACTCGGCAATCTGCTCGAACGACAGGCCGGTGTTATCGACCAGCCAGGTGGCGGTCGCATGCGGCATCAGCGGTTTGGGTTGGTCGGCCATTGAAATGCCTTTTCTCGTCTTACGAAAATAGAAGGCCGCCCCTCGCGGGACGGCCGTTATCCTGCCGATGTAGGCGAGAGCGCCGGATTCGGCAAGCGAAAGCCTCAGGCGGCGGGAAGCTGCTCTGCCTCGAAAGCTGCAAGCCCGCTGAGGAACTGCCCCGTCGCGGCAGACCAACTGTAGCTTGCGCCATACCGGGCACAGGCCTCGCGGTCGCAGAACAACGCTGCGCCGATCGCGCGGGCGAGTTCATCACCCAATGCGCCGACCGCGCTGGTCACGATATCGCGCGGCCCGGCAACCGGATAGGCGGCGACCGGAGTCCCGCAGGCCAGCGCCTCGATCATGACCAGCCCGAAAGTGTCGGTCCTGCTGGGGAAGACGAAGACATCCGCCCCGGCGTAGCACCCCGCCAGATCACGCCCCGAACGCCGCCCAAGGAAATGAACATCGGGATATTTCGCGCGCAGGGATGTCAGCGACGGTCCGTCGCCAACCACGACCTTGCTGCCGGGATAGTCGGCTTCGAGGAACGCCTCGACATTCTTCTCGATCGCGACCCGGCCGACATAGAGCTGGATCGGGCGCCGCAGATCGGCAAATTCGGCTGGCGGCGGTGCATCGGGCGTAAAGCAGGAGAGATCGACCCCGCGGCTCCAGCGGTGCAGCTGGGTCAGCCCATGCGCGCGCAACTCCTCACTAATGCTCTCGGTTGCCACCAGCACGCGTTTGGCGGGGCGGTGGAACCACTGGATATACCGCCAGAACCATGCGGCTGGCAGATGCGTGCGCTGCGCGAGATAGTCGGGAAACTGCGTGTGGTAGGCAGTGGTGAAACGGATATCGTGTTTTGCACAATAGCGCCGTGCCGTCATGCCGAGCGGCCCCTCGGTGGCGATATGGATCGCCTCGGGCGAAAAGGCGCGCAGCCGGTTCGCCACTGCGCCGGGAATGGCCAGCGCCAGCCGGATCTCGGGATAAGTCGGACAGGGCACGCTGGCGAATTCGTCGGGCGAGACGACCAGCACATCGTGCCCATGTTCGCGCAAGTGATCGCAAGTAGTCGTGAGCGTACGGACGACACCATTCATCTGTGGCAGCCATGCGTCGGTAACGATCGCAATCCGGTGTGGGGCGATCGGCTCACCCTCGGATATCTGGGCCCGCACCCCGGACAGCGAACTCACGCGGCCTCCGGTACCGATGGCGCGACTGCCGACTGCTCGGCTTCGCGCCGCGCGATCTCAGCGGGCCAGTGGAGGATTTCCATGGTCCCGTCGAAATGCTCAACCAGCGCGTTGCAGCCCTCGACCCAGTCGCCGTCGTTCCAGTATTCGACCTGCTTGCCATCATGGTCGAAGGTGCGGAATTCGGCAGTGTGGATGTGGCCGCAAACTACCCCGTCGACGCCGCGTTCGGCTGCGGCACGCGCGACGACTTCCTCGTACTTCGAAATGAATTCGACCGCGTTCTTGACCTTGTGCTTGGCAGCTTTCGAGATCGACCAATAGGGCATGCCCAGCCGCTTGCGCGCGCCGGCCACCCAATTGTTGAGCTTCATCATCACATGGTAGAGCGCGTCGCCAACGAAGGCGAGCCAGCGGTGCGCGAGCATGATCGTGTCGAATTCGTCGCCATGCAGCACCATTAGTCGGCGCCCGTCGGCAGTGTCGTGGAACGCCGCACGCAGGATCTCGACCCCGCCCAGATTCATCCCGCTGAACGGGCGGACCATTTCATCGTGATTTCCGGGAATATAGACGATCCGCGTACCGCGTTTGGCGCGCTTGAGGATGCGCCAGACGATGTCATTGTGTTCGGGGGGCCAGTAGACCTTCTTCTTCAGCCGCCAGCCATCGATGATGTCGCCGACGAGATACATTGTCTCGCTATCGGTGTGGTCGAGGAAATCGATCAGCAATTCGTGATTACAGCCCCGGGTACCGAGATGGACATCGCTGATCCAGATCGTGCGAAACTCGCGCCGCTTGCCGGTCGTGCGTTCGGGCACGCTGGGTTTAATCGACGGAAAACTCGCCACCTTGTGGACGGCATCGAAGTGGTTGGGCAGATCATTCATGGGCCGGGCTCCCCTGATGAGTATCAGGGCCAGCCATGGCGGTGGATTGTTACGAGCGATTCACACTGCCGTTACGGATCGGCGACATTGCGACACTTCCGGTTCACCCCATGGGGATGAAATGGGGGAGTTCGGACACCCGTTCGATCCAGCGGCCTACCGCTGGATAATCACCCAGCCCGAAGCCGCCTTCTTCCGCCACATGGGTATAGGCAAACAGCGCGATATCGGCGAGCGAGACACTGTCGCCCACAAACCAGTCGTGCGCGGCAAGATGGCTATCCATCAGCGACAGCGCCTCGCAGCCCGCGATCCGCTTGGCCATCATCTGCGCCCTCTGCTGCGGCGACAGCTGCGCGCTACCGATAAAATGCAGCCAGAAGCGCATGGTCGCGATATTGGGTTCGTGGCTGTATTGCTCGAAGAACATCCACCGCAGCATGTCCGCCCGGTCGAAGCGGTCCTGCGGGATCAGTGCGCTGCCCGAGGCGAGATACCAGCAGGCGGCATTGCTTTCGGGCAAAAAGCGCGTGCCGATCTGCAGCACGGGGATGCGCCCGTTCGGATTGACCCGTTCAAGGAAGTCGGGCGTCCGTGTTTCTCCAGCGAGGGTATCGTACTGCCGGGTTGCCAACGGCAGGCCGAGCAGCGCGGCGGTCAGATTGATCTTGTAGCAATTGCCGCTACGCGGATCCTCGTGGAGCGTGACCTCAGTCACCCGCTACCTCGAGCACGATCTTGCCGATATGATCGCCCGCCTCCATCCGCGCATGCGCAGCGCTCGCATCGGCGAGCGCGAAGGTCTGGTCCATCACCGGCGCGATCGTGCCATCCTCGAACAGCGGCCAGGCATGGTTATAGATTTCATCGGCCAGCAGCGCCTTGAAATCGTCAGAGCGCGGCCGCAGCGTCGAACCGGTCAGCGCCAGCCGCTTGCGCATGATCGTGGCCATGTTGATTTCGGCCTTGAGCCCGCCAAGCACGGCGATGGTTACATGCCGGCCGTCATCGGCAAGACATTCGATATTGCGCGCGACGTAATCGCCCGAAACCATGTCGAGCACCACGTTGACCCCCTGGCCACCCGTGAAGCGCTTGACCTCCTCGACGAAATCCTGCGTCTTGTAATTGATCGCCAGATCGGCCCCCAAATCACGGATTGCCTGGCATTTCTCTTCGCTTCCCGCGGTCGCGATCACGGCAATGTCGAAAGCCCTCGCCAACTGGATTGCCATGGTCCCGATCCCGCTGGTGCCGCCATGGACCAGCAGCGTGTCGCCATTACCGGCCCAGCCCCGTTCGAACACATTGTGCCACACGGTAAACAGCGTTTCGGGAACTGCCGCCGCGACCTGCATCGTCATCGCCTTGGGCACGCGCAGACAATGCGCCGAATGCGCCAGGCAGTATTCCGCATAGCCCCCGCCCGACACGAGCGCGCAGACACGCCTGCCCAGCATTTCGGGCGGCGCGCCCTTGCCGATCGCCACGACGGTGCCCGAGACTTCGAGCCCCGGGATCGGCGAGGCACCGGGCGGCGGCGGGTAATAGCCCTGCCGCTGGATCACGTCGGGCCGGTTGACCCCGGCGTAAGCGACATGGATCAGCACCTGGTTCTCGCCCGGTTGGGGCACGGGCAATTGCTCGGACCGCAATACCTCGGGTCCGCCGGGCTCGTCGAAACCCGTCGCTGCCATCGTTTCCGGCAAATCTGCTGCCACTCGCGCCCCCATCGCCATTGTTCCCTGCGTGTCGTCCCTGCCACGCTTGGCCGTGCAATACCGCGCTGCCCCGTTGACAGCAACCACACAGAATTGCGACATTGGTTCCCATGGATGACGATGCCCGTCCGCGCCCGCGAGGCGACGCCGCGAGCCTGCTTATGGCCGAAGACCTCGGCCCCTATTCGCAGGACGAACTGGCGGTGCGGATCGCGCTGCTCGAAGCCGAGATTGACCGGGTCGAGAAACACCGCAGCTTCGCTGCCGCGCACCGCAATGCGGCAGAGGCATTGTTCGGGCGAAAGGAATAGTTGGTGATGCGGGGGCTGAAAATATTGCCCTGCGCACCCATATCCGGCGAGCATACAGCATTGGCTAACCTTCGGCCCATAGGCTGTCCCGTATTCGCTTCGTGCGAATCCCATGAGAAAGACATCTGATGCCCAGCTTTGCCGCCAATCTCGAAAAGACCCTCCACGCCGCTCTCACCGATGCGGGCGAGCGCCGGCACGAATATGCGACGCTCGAGCACCTGCTGCTCGCACTGATCGACGACGAGGATGGCGCGCAGGTCATGGCCGCCTGCGGGGTCGACCTTGGTGAGCTGACCGCGGTGGTGAAGCAGTATCTCGAGCAGGAATACCAGTCGCTGCAATCGGACGAAACCGCCGACCCGCAGCCGACCGCGGGGTTCCAGCGGGTGATCCAGCGCGCGATCCTGCATGTCCAGTCGAGCGGCAAGGATACGGTGACCGGCGCCAATGTGCTGGTCGCGCTGTTTTCCGAACGCGACAGCTATGCGGTCTATTTCCTGCAGCAGCAGGACATGAGCCGGCTCGACGCGGTGAGCTTCATCAGCCACGGCATCGGCAAGGGCGGCAAGCAGGTCGAAAGCCGTCCGTCACAGGGTGCCGAAGAAGGCGAAGCGCAAAGCGAGGACAAGGCCGCCGAGAAGGGCAAGAAGGAAACCGCGCTCGACCAGTTCACCGTCAATCTCAACAAGAAGGCCGAAGATGGCCGGATCGACCCGCTGATCGGCCGCGGACCCGAGGTCGACCGGACGGTCCAGATCCTGTGCCGCAGGAGCAAGAACAACCCGCTTTATGTCGGCGATCCCGGCGTCGGGAAAACCGCCATTGCCGAAGGCCTCGCGCGCAAGATCGTCGAAGGCGAAGTGCCCGAAGTGCTGCAGGACGCGGTGATCTATTCGCTCGACATGGGCGCGCTGCTCGCCGGGACGCGCTATCGCGGCGATTTCGAGGAGCGGCTCAAGCAGGTCGTGAACGAGCTTGAAGGCATGCCCGATGCGATCCTGTTCATCGACGAGATTCACACGGTAATCGGTGCCGGCGCGACCAGCGGCGGGGCGATGGACGCATCCAACCTGCTCAAACCGGCGCTGAGTTCGGGTGCGATCCGCTGCATCGGCTCGACCACCTACAAGGAATTCCGCAACCACTTCGAGAAAGACCGCGCGCTGCTGCGCCGCTTCCAGAAGATCGATGTGAACGAGCCCACGATCGAGGACACGATCAAGATCCTCAAGGGTCTGAAGACCGCGTTCCAGGACCACCACAAGGTGACCTACACGGTCGACGCGCTCAAGACCGCGGTCGAACTGTCGGCGCGTTACATCAACGACCGCAAGCTGCCCGACAAGGCGATCGACGTGATCGACGAGGTCGGCGCGATGCAGATGCTGGTGCCACCCAGCCGCCGTAAGAAGAAGATCACCGCCCGAGAGATCGAGGCGGTCATCGCGACCATGGCGCGCATTCCGCCCAAATCGGTATCGAAGGACGACAAGAAGGCGCTCGAAAATCTCGATCGCGACCTGCGGCGTGTCGTCTTCGGGCAGGATGCGGCGGTGAAGAAGCTGTCGACCGCGATGAAATTGTCGCGCGCAGGCCTGCGCGATCCCGACAAGCCGATCGGCTCATTCCTGTTCAGCGGGCCCACCGGCGTCGGCAAGACCGAAGTCGCGCGCCAACTGGCCAGCATCATGGGGATCGAGCTCAAGCGCTTCGATATGTCCGAGTATATGGAGCGTCACAGCGTCAGCCGCCTGATCGGCGCGCCTCCGGGCTACGTCGGTTACGACCAGGGCGGGCTGCTGACCGATGCGGTCGACCAGAACCCGCATTCCGTGTTGCTGCTCGACGAGATCGAGAAAGCGCATCCCGACCTGTTCAACATCCTGCTGCAGGTGATGGATAACGGCCGCCTGACCGATCACCACGGTAAGACGGTCGATTTCCGCAATGTGGTGCTGATCATGACCACCAATGCGGGTGCGGCCGACATGGCGAGCCAAGGGATCGGCTTTGGCGATGTCAGCAAGGAAGATGCGAGCGAGGAAGCGGTGAAACGCATGTTCACCCCCGAGTTCCGCAACCGTCTCGATGCGGTGGTACCCTTCGCCTATCTGGGCCGGGACACCGTGGCGCGCGTGGTCGACAAGTTCATCCTCCAGCTTGAACTGCAGCTGGCCGAACAGAATGTCGACATCCAGTTCGACCAAGAGGCTCGCGCTTGGATGGCGGACAAGGGCTACGACCGTCTTTATGGCGCGCGCCCGATGGGCCGCCTGATACAGGAAAAGATCAAGCAGCCGCTCGCCGAGGA contains:
- the clpA gene encoding ATP-dependent Clp protease ATP-binding subunit ClpA, which gives rise to MPSFAANLEKTLHAALTDAGERRHEYATLEHLLLALIDDEDGAQVMAACGVDLGELTAVVKQYLEQEYQSLQSDETADPQPTAGFQRVIQRAILHVQSSGKDTVTGANVLVALFSERDSYAVYFLQQQDMSRLDAVSFISHGIGKGGKQVESRPSQGAEEGEAQSEDKAAEKGKKETALDQFTVNLNKKAEDGRIDPLIGRGPEVDRTVQILCRRSKNNPLYVGDPGVGKTAIAEGLARKIVEGEVPEVLQDAVIYSLDMGALLAGTRYRGDFEERLKQVVNELEGMPDAILFIDEIHTVIGAGATSGGAMDASNLLKPALSSGAIRCIGSTTYKEFRNHFEKDRALLRRFQKIDVNEPTIEDTIKILKGLKTAFQDHHKVTYTVDALKTAVELSARYINDRKLPDKAIDVIDEVGAMQMLVPPSRRKKKITAREIEAVIATMARIPPKSVSKDDKKALENLDRDLRRVVFGQDAAVKKLSTAMKLSRAGLRDPDKPIGSFLFSGPTGVGKTEVARQLASIMGIELKRFDMSEYMERHSVSRLIGAPPGYVGYDQGGLLTDAVDQNPHSVLLLDEIEKAHPDLFNILLQVMDNGRLTDHHGKTVDFRNVVLIMTTNAGAADMASQGIGFGDVSKEDASEEAVKRMFTPEFRNRLDAVVPFAYLGRDTVARVVDKFILQLELQLAEQNVDIQFDQEARAWMADKGYDRLYGARPMGRLIQEKIKQPLAEELLFGKLADGGEVSVTMKDGKPSFELTPAPPKAKRKAPPRKKAAENKAPTSKKPPADASESTDESES
- a CDS encoding NAD(P)H-quinone oxidoreductase, encoding MAADLPETMAATGFDEPGGPEVLRSEQLPVPQPGENQVLIHVAYAGVNRPDVIQRQGYYPPPPGASPIPGLEVSGTVVAIGKGAPPEMLGRRVCALVSGGGYAEYCLAHSAHCLRVPKAMTMQVAAAVPETLFTVWHNVFERGWAGNGDTLLVHGGTSGIGTMAIQLARAFDIAVIATAGSEEKCQAIRDLGADLAINYKTQDFVEEVKRFTGGQGVNVVLDMVSGDYVARNIECLADDGRHVTIAVLGGLKAEINMATIMRKRLALTGSTLRPRSDDFKALLADEIYNHAWPLFEDGTIAPVMDQTFALADASAAHARMEAGDHIGKIVLEVAGD
- a CDS encoding DUF1013 domain-containing protein, producing MADQPKPLMPHATATWLVDNTGLSFEQIAEFCGLHILEVQAMADDLTGSKYTGRDPVHSGELTQDEIERGQADSEYRLKMQRAPVAVSRTKGPRYTPVSKRQDKPDGIAWILRNHPEISDAQIGKLIGTTRNTITAIRERSHWNIQNIQPKDPVTLGLCSQRELDAVVAKAAKKAGIEDEAAPVEPTGGSDREKLIEELRAERQANEKAAAEAVQEAEAAAWLEAKRAAEDAGETAEPDQA
- a CDS encoding glutathione S-transferase family protein — encoded protein: MTEVTLHEDPRSGNCYKINLTAALLGLPLATRQYDTLAGETRTPDFLERVNPNGRIPVLQIGTRFLPESNAACWYLASGSALIPQDRFDRADMLRWMFFEQYSHEPNIATMRFWLHFIGSAQLSPQQRAQMMAKRIAGCEALSLMDSHLAAHDWFVGDSVSLADIALFAYTHVAEEGGFGLGDYPAVGRWIERVSELPHFIPMG
- a CDS encoding UDP-2,3-diacylglucosamine diphosphatase; protein product: MNDLPNHFDAVHKVASFPSIKPSVPERTTGKRREFRTIWISDVHLGTRGCNHELLIDFLDHTDSETMYLVGDIIDGWRLKKKVYWPPEHNDIVWRILKRAKRGTRIVYIPGNHDEMVRPFSGMNLGGVEILRAAFHDTADGRRLMVLHGDEFDTIMLAHRWLAFVGDALYHVMMKLNNWVAGARKRLGMPYWSISKAAKHKVKNAVEFISKYEEVVARAAAERGVDGVVCGHIHTAEFRTFDHDGKQVEYWNDGDWVEGCNALVEHFDGTMEILHWPAEIARREAEQSAVAPSVPEAA
- a CDS encoding DUF1192 domain-containing protein → MDDDARPRPRGDAASLLMAEDLGPYSQDELAVRIALLEAEIDRVEKHRSFAAAHRNAAEALFGRKE
- a CDS encoding glycosyltransferase family 4 protein, with the translated sequence MNGVVRTLTTTCDHLREHGHDVLVVSPDEFASVPCPTYPEIRLALAIPGAVANRLRAFSPEAIHIATEGPLGMTARRYCAKHDIRFTTAYHTQFPDYLAQRTHLPAAWFWRYIQWFHRPAKRVLVATESISEELRAHGLTQLHRWSRGVDLSCFTPDAPPPAEFADLRRPIQLYVGRVAIEKNVEAFLEADYPGSKVVVGDGPSLTSLRAKYPDVHFLGRRSGRDLAGCYAGADVFVFPSRTDTFGLVMIEALACGTPVAAYPVAGPRDIVTSAVGALGDELARAIGAALFCDREACARYGASYSWSAATGQFLSGLAAFEAEQLPAA